CGAGATCGAGGCCGCCCGCTCACTCCGCGAGCGGGCGCTGCGGCTGTACATGGAGGGCATCGTCCACTTCGGCGAGCACCGATGGCGCGAGGCCATCAGCGCGCTCACCCGGAGCGTCTACCTCGTGCAAGCCAACCCCGAGGCCTATCTGGCGCTCGGTCGCGCGTACCGACGGGTGAACCTGCCCGCCAAGGCGGAGGCTGCCTACCGCGAGGCGGCGCGACTCTCGCCGGACCATGCCGAGGCGCGCTATGAGCTCGGCGAGACACACGTGGCGCTGGGCGACCTGGACGCCGCGGAGGCTGACGCGCGGCGGCTCGACGGCCCGTTCCCGGAGCTGGCTGCCCTGATCCGCGCCTCGGCGGAGCACGCCCGGGCCCGCTCTCGCGCACCACTGTTCCTGCTCAGCGATAATGTCCACATATTGCTCAGCGATAATGTCCGCGGGTGGTTGGTGTAAGCGGCGCTCCGGCCCCCACTGCCCCCGCGCCCTTGCTCGCAGTAGGTAGCGAGACGCGG
This Chthonomonadales bacterium DNA region includes the following protein-coding sequences:
- a CDS encoding tetratricopeptide repeat protein; protein product: MDERFQSCLVLGVGLDVTREELRRRYRELAREWHPDRAAGHEQGRREAERRLRAINRAYEVLEAGLTDPWGEGSGSLPAESGHDVAAWTRGLAERSHGGGEIEAARSLRERALRLYMEGIVHFGEHRWREAISALTRSVYLVQANPEAYLALGRAYRRVNLPAKAEAAYREAARLSPDHAEARYELGETHVALGDLDAAEADARRLDGPFPELAALIRASAEHARARSRAPLFLLSDNVHILLSDNVRGWLV